The following DNA comes from Halobacillus litoralis.
GGTAATGTGCAGCGAGTATATTCCTTATCTACGTTGGAATAAAAAATCCTCCCAATGTTTAATTGGAAGGATTAGTCAGACGATCAGCTTTATTAAGCCCAGAAATACCAATAGGTAATGATATATAAAGTCGTGACTGATTTAAAAGAATAGACTAATCCTATATTTTAGTGTTCGAACTAATATGGTTCAGTAAAATATAGATTAGTTAATCATTGGTCATCATCAGCCCTTTACTTTTTTTAGATGATAACATTTTTACTTATAAAACACAATAATTATCTCTCTTCGAAATATTAAGATGAATCACTGAATTACCTCAATATATGTCAAAACTTTGGAAGTTCATGCTAACAAATAGTTCAAACTAATCTTTGTAGAATATGCACGGGTCACTTCATGCACTTGCCCAAGATTGAATAGAAATAAAAATTAATATGATTTATTAGTTAAACATAAGATTCCCTATGTATCATGAAGCAAGAATAGATTTCAGTCCTTTTCTAAGAGAAAAATGATTTTTGCCTTTATTAATAGTAGAATTCACACCCCTTGCCTTTTATAGATCAGTTTTTCTATTTTTTTCAAGATTATGCTTTAGTTCCTCAAGCTTTTTTACCAATCGTTCACGTATATAAACAGGATGAACCTCTTCAATTAGCGTACCAAAGGACAAAAGATAACTATCTAGCCATGTGCCAACGGGAAAATTTGCTACAACAGTGTACGAGCCATCTTTATTTTTCGTAATCATATGATCGTCAAACTCATCATAGACACGATAAGCCCCTTGAGAGGCAATTCTAATCCTCATAGGTATGGAGGAGTCCCCTACTTGTTTTTCAGCATTTTTTACCACATCTGTTGTTGGTCTCAAGGTGAATGTTTCGTTTGAAATATACACTTGATTCATGCGACTAATTTTAAAAATACGAAAATCCTTTCGCCACAAACAATATCCAGAAAGATACCAAGCATTCTTTTTGAATATTAATTGAAGCGGCTCTACTTCCCGTAGAGTTTGCTCACCCTGTGAATTAAAATAACGAAATTGAATGACACATTTTTCGATTATTGCGTTTCTTAATAAGGTAAATAAGTGTTTCTCCTTTTCTCCACTTCCCCATGGAGAAAAATCAACATCGATCCAGTTTACTGTTTCTTTTTTAAACAGCCGAGCCACTTTCTTTAATATAAGGTCAGTATTTGGAAAATCAGTAACTGATAACATTTGTAGCCCAACTAATATGTCTTCTTGTTCATCACCCGTTAACATGGATGCATTGAAGGAGTACCCCTCTAATAGAGAAATTCCTCCCCCTCTTCCCTTATTAGCATAGATAGGGATTCCTGCTCCACTTAACACATCCACATCTCTATAGATCGTTCTTGTGGAAACCTCAAAATGCTCGGCCAATTCTTTCGCAGTAACCACTTTTCTATCCAATAAAAGATAGATGATTTCAAAATGCCGACTGATGGTCATGTGAAATCCAAGAATTGTTCTTCTTTTTTCTTTAAAAACTTCTCCAATGCTTGTTCACTGTCAATGCCCATTCGCTCTCCCAATACCATAAGCCACCAAAAACATTCAGCGATCTTATGCTCTAAGTCCGCTTCTGAATCAGTCCCTGATGGCCATCTTTCTTGATGAGCCATCGCTAACCTTCCAACAAGTGCCGCATCGGTAAGAAATGCAAGTGCATCTTCGTCTACTTCCCATTCTGAGCCATGATATTTCTTCTCAAGCTGGTGGTACACTTTTCTAATCTGTAACGAACGATTAACTGCAATGTTAAAATCCATTTGCTTAAATCTTCCTTTCTTTGTTTGAAGTGTGATACGGACAGCTTGTCAGATGGTCATCCACCATGCCAATAGCTTGTAAAAAGGAGTACATTGTTACCGGACCAACAAATTTGAATCCTCTTTTTTTCAAATCCTTACTAATCTGAGTTGATAGTGGTGTTTGAGCAGGTATTTGCTCTTCTGAATTCCAATGATTGATTATTGGCTTAAAATCGACATAACGCCATAAAAACAATGATAAGCTTTCAAACTCCTTTTGTATCTTTATGATCGCTTGTGCGTTACTTCTCACAGATTGAAGCTTAGCAAAATGTTTAATGACATTATATTGTTCTTGTAAATTCATCAAATCTTTATCCGTTAGTGTCGAGCAATAACTAATATCAAAATTCCGAAAAGCTTTTTGATATTCCTCTCGCTTAGCCAATACGATACTCCAAGATAACCCAGCCTGTGCCCCTTCCAATGTAAGCATTTCAAATATATATTGGTCGTCTGTGGTGGATACACACCACTCTTTGTCGTGATACAATTGCATAAGCTGATTATTGCCCGGCCAGGAACATTCCATTTTCATTTCCCCTTTTTCAGTTTGTAACTACTATACTATCCTAAACATGACATGAGTCTGTCATATTTAAAATAATCTCGCATCATTTCTTTAAAAATCACAAACGAGATGGAAAAGTTTAAAAAATCGGATTCACCTGCAGCTCCATTCTAGGATTTGTCTTCACACATATATTCAAAAATTTCTACTACATATTTAAAGCCTCTGCCTTTGGGAGAAGTCTGTCGGATTTCCCTCGTTCCCAAGGTTCCCATTGATAACATGCCGTAAGTGCGAACCCCGGAAGTAAAGAAAAACCTCGTGTTAACCGGTTATCTCATGTTTTCCTTCCCTATACAGGGACAGGCCGGCAACTTCTTTATATGTGCTATTTCAAGGCTTAATATCATTAAATAATGAGAAAGACACCTTATTTATTTAACAGAAAATCCTCAATGGCTTTAGTGATTTCAAAGGGACCAGATTCTATATTTGAAGGGATAACGATCTTCAAATCAGCCTGTGGATATATGGAGGACCTAAAGCTTACTCCGGGGTCATACCCCATCACATGATATTTATATACATGATCAATCTTTTGGTTCAGCCAAATACCATAACCATAATGGACTTCTCCATTCACATGAACATGAGGAGTGAGTAATTCTCTGGTAGTCTTTTCATTTAGAAGCTTGAAGTCCAACAATGAATCCCACAACTTAATCATATCAGGAGCTGTAATGAATGCCCCTCCATCGGATCCGCCTTGTTTGGGAATGGAGTAAATATTCGTTCTCCAAGTTTTCTTTTCATTGTTGTCAATATAGCCTTTGGCTGTATTTTCAGGAAGCTGATCCAATGAAAAATATCCAGAATCCAGCATATTGCATCTATGGAAAACTTCAGTTTCTATAAATTCTGTAAAGCGTCTGCCCGTTTGTTCTTCAATGATCAGACCTAAAAGGATATACCCCGCATTGTTATAATGAAATTTATGGCCTGGTTTAAACTTCATTTGATTGTCCTGAAAGAGCGGCAGGAAATCCTTAAGAGAATTTATTTGGTAGACCGGGTAATCCGTCCACAACTCCTCATAATCACTCATCACTTCTTCATCAAAGTAATCAGGTATACCTGAAGTGTGGGTTAACAGGTGGTGGATGGTAATCTTTTTATCAAAGTTAGGGAAATCAATGTCAAGGCAGTCAATTAAACGAGTACCAAAATTCACTAATCCCTTTTCAACTAACTGGCAAATTCCGATAGCAGTAAATAACTTGCAGCCAGAGGCAATTCCAAAACGAGTATCGGAAGTATTCGGGAGCTCTTCCCCTCTGTCTCTATAACCAAAGGCAGTGTTTAATAATACATTCTCATTTTGTTTCACATATACGACGCCAGAAAAGTCCAGCTTATCGCTTATGGTAGTGATGATTTCTTTCAATTCATTATTTCCATTCATATCGCTACTCCTCTCCAGCCATGCTTACAATTGTTAAAGATCACCTTCCATTTTACTCCACTTTATGAGGTCTACAAAGATGCAATATGATTGTGAAAAAATATCACCAAAAAAAACAAGGCCCCTGATGAACTGCAACTTTATTTGATGAGACAGTTGGGCTCTTACTCCTCAATGAGCTATCGTATCCATTTGGTATTGACGGTTAAAATCGCCACCAAGTATAAGCAGACCGATTTTCATTTATAAATCAAAGGAAGCCACTCTTTTCAGATAGATGAGCCTCTGTTGTTTTCATGTTGAACGTTCGGTGGTGACGCCTGCGGGAACAGCGCGACCCGAAGATCCACTTGGTCAAGTGACCTTCTTGACCAAGTCAGCTTTGGCCGTGTCCGCGGTAAGCATCTACCGACAATTGAATCGTGAAAAGCAACACCAAATGTCAACAGCTCCTCTAGATAGAATAACTCTCATACAATGAATACATTAAAGACTTTTAATATCTATAATTAGTGAAAAATAAATACTATTCAATGGATATATTTTGTTTTTGAGCTATTAATACATAAATAGACTCTGTAGGGTGTAGCTTCTTCCTTACTTTAAATCCTGCTTTGTTCAATTCTTCCTCCATTATAATTGAGGAGATTCTTGGATGATTTTGATTTGGTTGTTCTTCCACTTCCAGTTCAACACAAGCAAAATAACCATTTTCCTTAATAACTTGATGGATGAGCTGCAATGTCTCTGATAAAGGTTTGATTTCATGAAGGACTAACGATGCCATTACTATGTCAATAGAATCGTCTGCTAATGGCAAATCTTTCATTTCCCCTTGAATGGTTCGTACATTTTCAAGGTTCTCCGTTGATGCCTTAGAATTTGCGATTTGTAAAATCTTTGGATCGATATCTAGTGCGTAAACCATCCCATCTGTTTTCTTAGCAGCCGGGATAGTTAAGAAGCCTGTTCCTGCTCCTACATCTAAAATATCATCAGTATTTTTTATGGGAAGTAACTCCAATAGGCTCTCTGGAGAGAATTGTTCTTTACGTTCGTCACTGTCCAGATATTCCACCTTTTTTCTTAAATTGCCCGTATGATCTTGCTTACAATTTTTATTCATATCTTTCTCCTTTTCATGATCTGTTTTTTTGAAAGCTTCCTCAACCATGGCTGCATTGACGCCAATCGCGGCTTTGCTACCTTCCGCTGCGGCAATAATTAATTGAGATGGTGCTATTAAGGATGTATCGCCGCAAGCATACACTCCTTCAACATTTGTCCGCCCGAAGTCATCTGTTTTGATGGCGCCTTGATCTGTCAGTTCACACCCAAGATCTTCGCCAATATGGGACGCTTGTTCCATTTCCGGAATAATGAACCCACCTTCACGAGCAACGGAGCTTCCATCTTCAAATGTGATATGTTTCAAATACCCATTCTCTCCGTTCAGTGATGAAATCTTTTGTTCGTATATATCCATTCCTTTTTCTTTTAAAGTCTTCATTTCATGAGTCGGTATATTGAAACTTCCATTCGTACAAATAACAAGGTTGCTGGTCCAGTTATATACAAGCTTCGCCATATGGAGAGCTCGTGAATTTTCAGCAATCACAACTAAGGGAAGGTCTCTTAATTCCCAACCATCACAGAATGGACAACTGAATAAACTGGTCCCGTAAAATTGTGTGAGGTTGTTTATATTTGGGAGTTTTTCTTTAAGTCCAGAGGCTAAGACCACTTTCTTGGCTCTGAAGACTTCTCCAGTATCCGTTTCAATGGTAAACATTCGCTTTTCTTTCATTACATTTTTTACCCTTTGCTTCTCAATTTTTACGTCTGGATAATTCGTTAACTCATTGCGACCTATTCCCCTTAGCTCTGCTGGATTCATTCCATCCCGAGTCAAAAACCCATGGGACTCAGTCGTTACAGAGTTCCTAGGGTTATCATCATCAAATAAAACGGTAGTTCTTCTTGACCTGCCTAGAACTAAAGAAGCATTCAGGCCAGCAGGTCCCCCGCCAATAACGGCACAATCCAATATCATCTACATCTCCCCTTAATTTGTATTTCTCTTAATTTTGTCCACTTTTTTCATCCATCTCATTTACGAGATCGATGAGAAATTTATTGGCGAGATCATCTTTCATGTTCTGTTCAGCCTCGATCATCACTTTTTCAATCATGCAGCCTTCATTATGTTCCATGGAGCAATTGAATAACTGGGACTCTCCTTCTGTTGTTTTAATTACATCTAAGAAGGAAATTTCAGCTTTTGCTTTAGCAACCTTATAACCTCCTTTAACCCCTGGTGTGGACTCGATCAACCCACCTTTAGCAAGTTGAGTTAATATTTTTGACAGATATGTCGGGGAAAGAACTTGCATCTCTGCCAGACTTTGCACCCCTACAGTGCTTCCTTTTGGTAAGGAAATTAAATAAACCATTGTGTGTAATGCATAGTTCGTTGCTTTTGAGTATTTCATAATTCCCTCCTTGATCAAAGATATTAAAGATTCATTTTGTCTCTAATTGAGTTAAATCATACCACTCCCTGTAAATTGCGTCAATGTTTCTATTCTAATTTCAAACGAAAAGAAACTAAATCAAGATTACCCTTCATTTTAGAACCGCAAAAATTCCAGGGCTTAACACTATACGATAAGATAAAGGACATTATAAAAAAATAACGAAATATAGTATAGACGTATTCCTAAAGGGAGGGAGAAAATGAGCGATTCTTTATTCAATGGTATCCATTATTTCAGAATTCCTGTAGTCGATCTCAGTGAATCTGTTGTATGGTATTCAGAATGTTTAAAGTTGAAATTAAGGTTTGACAGAGGGGATCTAGCTGTGTTCGAACTTGAAACCGGGCCTTTGTTGGTTTTAGTAGAAGCAGACAAGGACTCGCGGGGACATTTTCTGAAAAACGGACAAACTGAGTTCTCTGTAGGGTTCACCACCTCAAGTTTAAATAATCTCTATGAATATTTAATCAGACAGGATGTAAATGTTGAACCCATTGAGGAAGATGAAGGGCATCAGTTTTTTCACTTTTATGACCCGAGTGGAAACAAACTTCAAGTACATAACTAAATTACTTCCATATAGATATTAAGCTGCTCATATTTGAGCAGCTTAATTGCTATTCCAAAAGACATGCGTATGCTGAATAAGACATTCATTTAGTCCCGTTTACAATGTGGTCTGCTCTTTCATGCGGTTTATGTTCTTCCATATAAATGTCCTCTGAAGCCATCCAATTTTTTTCCCACATCTCACGCATCTCTTCCCCGTCTCGTTCAACACCACGTGAAAGCCTTGTTTTCCTTGGACAATCGACCCATATTGTAAAGTCGTATTTATTTGCTAATTCATTACGAATGGAATACACACCTTCAATAATTACAATTCCGCCAACCGGGACAGTATGCCACTCCGCTAATTCGTTTGCGTCCCAATCATATCTCTGATAATATCCAGCTTTATTTTGGCGAATTGGTTCAATAACTTGATTTAATACACGTTTCCAATCAAAGTCTGCACCAATCGGCTTTTGCTTCGGATCTTTTTTTATTATCTGTGAGGAGGGTAAATAAAAGTCATCCATATGTACAATCATTACATTCGAGCATTCATCACTCAGTTTATTTGCCAATGTGCTTTTTCCTGAACCACCACACCCATCTATTCCAATTAACATGGTTGATTGTTTTTTTGGAAATTTATCAATCGAACTTACCAACTGGTCAAAATTACTAAATTCTATTCTATTAGTTTTGTAACTCACAATATCACCACTTAAAAGTTTAGTTAACTATCAGTTCTTCCCTTCTCCTTTCTTGCATGCATCACTTCTGCTAATTGTTGAGAGTTTAAATCTTTCTCCTTCTTCAGTTTATCAATGATGTTATCATAGTCTTCTTCATTTCTATTTTGACTTAATTTGTAGGCTGCTTGAATTTCTTGTACTTTCACTTTAAATCCAACTATGCCTTTCATTTGTTTTTTTGTCTTGGGAGAAAATCTTTCCCATAAAGCTGCATTTTCACGGTGTTGTTCATAGTTTAGCAATAGGGATTTAAGGTCTTCCTGCAATTCTTGTTCACTCATAAGGCTGGCAGTTCCATATACATGGACAGATTGATAGTTCCAAGTGGGCACATTTTCAGATTTGTACCAAGAGGATGAAATGTAAGCATGCGGACCCTGATACATGACAAGAACAGGGTCATCACCGAATGTCCTCCATTGAGGATTCGCATACGCCATATGCCCAGTGAGATAGTAGTCATCCCCTTGTATATATAACTCCATAGGTAAATGGGTGGCTATAGGCTTTCCTTCTTTTGTCGTTACGATTGTTCCAAAAGAGTTCCTCTGAATAAAATCTCTGATTTCATTGAAATCTGTGACTTTATACTGCTTTGGAATATACATCCTAACTCATCCCTTCACTTGTTATTGGAGACTTTTCACCATTATTAAGTCCGTTTGTTCTTCATCCCCTATGATAAAAGAGTGCGTTCCCGTTTGAACAAATCCCAT
Coding sequences within:
- a CDS encoding helix-turn-helix transcriptional regulator; translation: MTISRHFEIIYLLLDRKVVTAKELAEHFEVSTRTIYRDVDVLSGAGIPIYANKGRGGGISLLEGYSFNASMLTGDEQEDILVGLQMLSVTDFPNTDLILKKVARLFKKETVNWIDVDFSPWGSGEKEKHLFTLLRNAIIEKCVIQFRYFNSQGEQTLREVEPLQLIFKKNAWYLSGYCLWRKDFRIFKISRMNQVYISNETFTLRPTTDVVKNAEKQVGDSSIPMRIRIASQGAYRVYDEFDDHMITKNKDGSYTVVANFPVGTWLDSYLLSFGTLIEEVHPVYIRERLVKKLEELKHNLEKNRKTDL
- a CDS encoding MazG-like protein, whose product is MDFNIAVNRSLQIRKVYHQLEKKYHGSEWEVDEDALAFLTDAALVGRLAMAHQERWPSGTDSEADLEHKIAECFWWLMVLGERMGIDSEQALEKFLKKKEEQFLDFT
- a CDS encoding DNA-3-methyladenine glycosylase I, encoding MKMECSWPGNNQLMQLYHDKEWCVSTTDDQYIFEMLTLEGAQAGLSWSIVLAKREEYQKAFRNFDISYCSTLTDKDLMNLQEQYNVIKHFAKLQSVRSNAQAIIKIQKEFESLSLFLWRYVDFKPIINHWNSEEQIPAQTPLSTQISKDLKKRGFKFVGPVTMYSFLQAIGMVDDHLTSCPYHTSNKERKI
- a CDS encoding serine hydrolase domain-containing protein, yielding MNGNNELKEIITTISDKLDFSGVVYVKQNENVLLNTAFGYRDRGEELPNTSDTRFGIASGCKLFTAIGICQLVEKGLVNFGTRLIDCLDIDFPNFDKKITIHHLLTHTSGIPDYFDEEVMSDYEELWTDYPVYQINSLKDFLPLFQDNQMKFKPGHKFHYNNAGYILLGLIIEEQTGRRFTEFIETEVFHRCNMLDSGYFSLDQLPENTAKGYIDNNEKKTWRTNIYSIPKQGGSDGGAFITAPDMIKLWDSLLDFKLLNEKTTRELLTPHVHVNGEVHYGYGIWLNQKIDHVYKYHVMGYDPGVSFRSSIYPQADLKIVIPSNIESGPFEITKAIEDFLLNK
- a CDS encoding bifunctional NAD(P)/FAD-dependent oxidoreductase/class I SAM-dependent methyltransferase — encoded protein: MILDCAVIGGGPAGLNASLVLGRSRRTTVLFDDDNPRNSVTTESHGFLTRDGMNPAELRGIGRNELTNYPDVKIEKQRVKNVMKEKRMFTIETDTGEVFRAKKVVLASGLKEKLPNINNLTQFYGTSLFSCPFCDGWELRDLPLVVIAENSRALHMAKLVYNWTSNLVICTNGSFNIPTHEMKTLKEKGMDIYEQKISSLNGENGYLKHITFEDGSSVAREGGFIIPEMEQASHIGEDLGCELTDQGAIKTDDFGRTNVEGVYACGDTSLIAPSQLIIAAAEGSKAAIGVNAAMVEEAFKKTDHEKEKDMNKNCKQDHTGNLRKKVEYLDSDERKEQFSPESLLELLPIKNTDDILDVGAGTGFLTIPAAKKTDGMVYALDIDPKILQIANSKASTENLENVRTIQGEMKDLPLADDSIDIVMASLVLHEIKPLSETLQLIHQVIKENGYFACVELEVEEQPNQNHPRISSIIMEEELNKAGFKVRKKLHPTESIYVLIAQKQNISIE
- a CDS encoding Rrf2 family transcriptional regulator, coding for MKYSKATNYALHTMVYLISLPKGSTVGVQSLAEMQVLSPTYLSKILTQLAKGGLIESTPGVKGGYKVAKAKAEISFLDVIKTTEGESQLFNCSMEHNEGCMIEKVMIEAEQNMKDDLANKFLIDLVNEMDEKSGQN
- a CDS encoding VOC family protein, producing MSDSLFNGIHYFRIPVVDLSESVVWYSECLKLKLRFDRGDLAVFELETGPLLVLVEADKDSRGHFLKNGQTEFSVGFTTSSLNNLYEYLIRQDVNVEPIEEDEGHQFFHFYDPSGNKLQVHN
- a CDS encoding uridine kinase family protein, which translates into the protein MLIGIDGCGGSGKSTLANKLSDECSNVMIVHMDDFYLPSSQIIKKDPKQKPIGADFDWKRVLNQVIEPIRQNKAGYYQRYDWDANELAEWHTVPVGGIVIIEGVYSIRNELANKYDFTIWVDCPRKTRLSRGVERDGEEMREMWEKNWMASEDIYMEEHKPHERADHIVNGTK
- a CDS encoding FMN-binding negative transcriptional regulator, which gives rise to MYIPKQYKVTDFNEIRDFIQRNSFGTIVTTKEGKPIATHLPMELYIQGDDYYLTGHMAYANPQWRTFGDDPVLVMYQGPHAYISSSWYKSENVPTWNYQSVHVYGTASLMSEQELQEDLKSLLLNYEQHRENAALWERFSPKTKKQMKGIVGFKVKVQEIQAAYKLSQNRNEEDYDNIIDKLKKEKDLNSQQLAEVMHARKEKGRTDS